In one Cydia pomonella isolate Wapato2018A unplaced genomic scaffold, ilCydPomo1 PGA_scaffold_166, whole genome shotgun sequence genomic region, the following are encoded:
- the LOC133533447 gene encoding zinc finger protein OZF-like, which translates to MEGIPDGGMARVKQEPESVTDRVIVKEEAEFADEECVKEECEGGIDKCGVSEAAMLAGLYAEHEVKDELVLGPERPHRPDVALVVRTAAVVSSAMASSGALGSCSVRLERLLPAAARRGGRGARRTDTARRPGRARRGGRGARRADTPAPAHNVTATIYQCHHCGKRFRNKSVLKKHILTHLTIRPSSNSHNDRKLYKFRSTFEYMSSKKGNLRNHQPLHTGDKTYECKYCNHKSNSKGNIRKHEMTHTDDKPFKCSSCDYQSILKSRLQRHLMIHTGEKPFKCRRCDYRSRQRATLQRHEAIHNGDALFKCNDCEYKCTRKSALVTHLMTHTGEKPYECRYCDYRTRRSDTLRSHEMRHTGDALLKCNDCEYKCTKKSALVIHLMVHSGEKPYKCRHCDYRTRRRRYLRAHEMTHTGDKPFKCNYCDYKYNRKETLRAHERIHTGDTRFQCNNCGYKCTKKAYLLAHLMIHTGEEPFKCRYCDYWSRHSGNLRKHEMKHTGQNTFDCGSRDYKCKNKTRLRLHQVTHTGYKPYECSNCDFKFSKKTDLRRHQLIHSDEAFPM; encoded by the exons ATGGAGGGGATCCCGGACGGTGGCATGGCGCGCGTGAAGCAGGAGCCCGAGTCGGTGACTGACCGCG TAATTGTTAAGGAGGAAGCAGAATTCGCTGATGAGGAGTGTGTGAAGGAAGAGTGCGAGGGTGGCATAGACAAGTGCGGCGTGAGCGAGGCAGCCATGCTGGCCGGCTTGTACGCCGAGCACGAGGTCAAGGACGAGCTGGTGCTGGGGCCGGAGCGCCCACACCGCCCTGATGTCGCACTGGTGGTGAGAA CGGCCGCTGTTGTCTCCTCTGCTATGGCGTCGTCGGGTGCGCTCGGCTCGTGCTCGGTCAGGCTGGAGCGCCTGCTGCCggccgcggcgcggcgcggcggccggggcgcgcgCCGCACCGACACGGCGCGGCGGCCGGGtcgggcgcggcgcggcggccggggcgcgcgccgcgccgacACGCCCGCGCCCGCACACAATGTCACCGCCACCATCTATCAATGTCACCATTGCGGCAAACGGTTCAGGAACAAGTCGGTTTTGAAGAAACATATACTCACTCACTTAACGATAAGACCGTCGAGTAATTCACACAACGATAGGAAACTTTATAAATTTCGTAGCACTTTTGAGTACATGAGTAGTAAGAAAGGAAATTTACGGAATCATCAGCCGCTACACACCGGCGACAAAACTTATGAATGTAAGTACTGTAATCACAAGTCAAATAGTAAAGGAAACATACGAAAACACGAAATGACACACACTGATGATAAACCATTTAAATGTAGCTCCTGCGATTACCAGAGCATTTTAAAGTCTCGTTTACAGAGGCACCTCATGATCCATACTGGAGAGAAGCCCTTCAAGTGTCGACGCTGTGACTACAGGAGCCGTCAACGAGCAACCTTACAAAGACACGAGGCGATACACAATGGTGACGCGTTATTTAAATGTAACGATTGTGAGTACAAGTGTACGAGGAAATCAGCCTTGGTGACGCATCTCATGACTCACACTGGCGAAAAGCCTTACGAGTGCCGGTACTGTGACTACAGGACCCGTCGTAGTGACACCCTCCGATCTCACGAGATGAGACACACTGGTGACGCGCTACTTAAATGTAACGACTGTGAGTACAAGTGCACGAAGAAATCGGCCTTGGTGATTCACCTGATGGTTCACTCTGGCGAGAAGCCTTACAAGTGTCGGCACTGTGACTATCGGACCCGTCGTAGACGATACTTACGAGCTCATGAGATGACACACACTGGTGACAAACCCTTTAAATGTAACTACTGCGATTACAAGTACAATCGGAAAGAAACGTTACGGGCTCATGAGAGGATACATACAGGTGACACTCGCTTTCAGTGTAACAACTGTGGCTACAAGTGCACGAAGAAAGCATACTTATTGGCTCACCTTATGATTCACACTGGCGAGGAGCCGTTCAAGTGTCGGTACTGTGACTACTGGAGCCGTCACAGCGGAAACTTACGAAAACACGAGATGAAACACACCGGTCAAAACACTTTTGACTGTGGTAGCCGTGACTACAAgtgcaaaaacaaaacaagactGCGACTTCATCAAGTGACGCACACTGGATACAAGCCTTATGAATGCAGTAACTGTGACTTCAAGTTCAGTAAGAAAACAGATTTACGACGTCATCAATTGATACACTCGGATGAAGCGTTTCCAATGTAA
- the LOC133533452 gene encoding zinc finger protein 596-like isoform X1, with amino-acid sequence MSLEARVKEEPQDCTEPVFVKVEVEYEAPDEVRVKEEPLYEDSVPYGEDSVPYDGTDESSGLYSDRVVKLEVPEPEHSQSDEDYKYGGVGISPEQTTDGAAGAPGGSGERGELMLVLEPLTMQVHAERVHTQEEGSAGALVERRKPKKEHICLLCTKNFKDSTKLKEHMRCHTGERPYPCNVCKKGFIKSGDLRRHERSHTGEKPYSCKICQKLFSESTTLRRHERIMHGEKPEVSQVKKYKRSTNIKEDATANVGDKPFACEVCKKSFIRACDLKRHERCHTGEKPYSCTMCDKQFSESTTLKRHERQHTGELPRPRDSLEASIRARTCQICGKLFKKSTILKNHIRIHTGEKPYQCSMCDRLFAQHSNLKSHERTHTNEKPYICQVCKKQFSQHSTLRRHERTHRNEKPYSCEICNKTFTQGSTVKSHMRIHTGEKPYSCGACARAFTTSSTLRKHEQTHTGETSGDS; translated from the exons ATGTCGTTGGAAGCGCGCGTAAAGGAGGAGCCCCAGGACTGTACGGAACCGG TTTTCGTAAAGGTGGAAGTGGAGTATGAGGCCCCAGATGAGGTGCGTGTGAAGGAGGAACCCTTGTATGAAGACAGCGTTCCGTATGGTGAGGACAGTGTCCCCTATGATGGGACAGACGAGTCGTCCGGCCTGTACTCCGATCGTGTGGTCAAGCTTGAGGTTCCAGAGCCGGAGCACTCGCAGTCTGATGAAGATTATAAGTATG GTGGAGTGGGGATTTCGCCCGAGCAAACCACCGATGGGGCTGCAGGAGCGCCCGGGGGGAGCGGGGAGCGGGGCGAGCTCATGCTGGTGCTGGAGCCCCTCACTATGCAGGTGCACGCCGAGAGGGTCCACACGCAAG AGGAAGGGAGCGCGGGGGCGCTGGTCGAGCGACGAAAACCGAAGAAAGAGCACATATGTCTACTATGTACCAAGAACTTTAAAGACTCCACCAAATTAAAGGAACACATGAGATGCCACACCGGTGAGAGGCCCTACCCCTGCAACGTTTGTAAGAAAGGATTCATCAAATCCGGTGATTTGAGAAGACATGAGCGCTCTCACACGGGGGAAAAACCGTATTCCTGCAAGATATGCCAAAAACTGTTTTCTGAATCGACCACTTTACGAAGACACGAACGGATTATGCATGGCGAGAAACCTGAAGTCTCACAGGTGAAAAAATACAAACGATCAACCAATATCAAAGAAGATGCGACGGCCAATGTGGGCGACAAACCCTTTGCCTGTGAAGTATGCAAGAAATCGTTCATTCGGGCCTGTGATCTAAAAAGGCATGAACGCTGCCACACGGGTGAAAAACCATATTCTTGTACGATGTGTGATAAACAGTTTTCAGAATCGACCACTTTAAAAAGACACGAGCGGCAGCACACCGGAGAACTGCCGAGGCCACGCGACAGCCTAGAGGCGAGTATAAGAGCGCGGACGTGCCAAATATGCGGAAAATTGTTCAAGAAATCGACTATATTAAAGAACCATATAAGAATCCATACAGGGGAGAAGCCTTACCAGTGCTCAATGTGCGACAGATTGTTCGCACAACATTCCAACTTGAAATCACACGAACGAACGCACACCAATGAAAAACCCTACATCTGTCAAGTATGCAAAAAGCAGTTCTCACAACATAGCACTCTGAGGAGACACGAGCGTACCCACAGGAACGAGAAACCATACTCCTGTGAGATATGCAACAAGACTTTCACACAGGGCAGTACTGTAAAGAGTCATATGAGAATACACACTGGCGAGAAGCCATATTCGTGCGGGGCGTGTGCCCGGGCGTTCACGACTTCGAGCACTTTGAGGAAACACGAACAAACTCATACAGGGGAAACGAGCGGCGATAGTTAA
- the LOC133533452 gene encoding zinc finger protein 271-like isoform X2: MSLEARVKEEPQDCTEPVFVKVEVEYEAPDEVRVKEEPLYEDSVPYGEDSVPYDGTDESSGLYSDRVVKLEVPEPEHSQSDEDYKYGAPGGSGERGELMLVLEPLTMQVHAERVHTQEEGSAGALVERRKPKKEHICLLCTKNFKDSTKLKEHMRCHTGERPYPCNVCKKGFIKSGDLRRHERSHTGEKPYSCKICQKLFSESTTLRRHERIMHGEKPEVSQVKKYKRSTNIKEDATANVGDKPFACEVCKKSFIRACDLKRHERCHTGEKPYSCTMCDKQFSESTTLKRHERQHTGELPRPRDSLEASIRARTCQICGKLFKKSTILKNHIRIHTGEKPYQCSMCDRLFAQHSNLKSHERTHTNEKPYICQVCKKQFSQHSTLRRHERTHRNEKPYSCEICNKTFTQGSTVKSHMRIHTGEKPYSCGACARAFTTSSTLRKHEQTHTGETSGDS, encoded by the exons ATGTCGTTGGAAGCGCGCGTAAAGGAGGAGCCCCAGGACTGTACGGAACCGG TTTTCGTAAAGGTGGAAGTGGAGTATGAGGCCCCAGATGAGGTGCGTGTGAAGGAGGAACCCTTGTATGAAGACAGCGTTCCGTATGGTGAGGACAGTGTCCCCTATGATGGGACAGACGAGTCGTCCGGCCTGTACTCCGATCGTGTGGTCAAGCTTGAGGTTCCAGAGCCGGAGCACTCGCAGTCTGATGAAGATTATAAGTATG GAGCGCCCGGGGGGAGCGGGGAGCGGGGCGAGCTCATGCTGGTGCTGGAGCCCCTCACTATGCAGGTGCACGCCGAGAGGGTCCACACGCAAG AGGAAGGGAGCGCGGGGGCGCTGGTCGAGCGACGAAAACCGAAGAAAGAGCACATATGTCTACTATGTACCAAGAACTTTAAAGACTCCACCAAATTAAAGGAACACATGAGATGCCACACCGGTGAGAGGCCCTACCCCTGCAACGTTTGTAAGAAAGGATTCATCAAATCCGGTGATTTGAGAAGACATGAGCGCTCTCACACGGGGGAAAAACCGTATTCCTGCAAGATATGCCAAAAACTGTTTTCTGAATCGACCACTTTACGAAGACACGAACGGATTATGCATGGCGAGAAACCTGAAGTCTCACAGGTGAAAAAATACAAACGATCAACCAATATCAAAGAAGATGCGACGGCCAATGTGGGCGACAAACCCTTTGCCTGTGAAGTATGCAAGAAATCGTTCATTCGGGCCTGTGATCTAAAAAGGCATGAACGCTGCCACACGGGTGAAAAACCATATTCTTGTACGATGTGTGATAAACAGTTTTCAGAATCGACCACTTTAAAAAGACACGAGCGGCAGCACACCGGAGAACTGCCGAGGCCACGCGACAGCCTAGAGGCGAGTATAAGAGCGCGGACGTGCCAAATATGCGGAAAATTGTTCAAGAAATCGACTATATTAAAGAACCATATAAGAATCCATACAGGGGAGAAGCCTTACCAGTGCTCAATGTGCGACAGATTGTTCGCACAACATTCCAACTTGAAATCACACGAACGAACGCACACCAATGAAAAACCCTACATCTGTCAAGTATGCAAAAAGCAGTTCTCACAACATAGCACTCTGAGGAGACACGAGCGTACCCACAGGAACGAGAAACCATACTCCTGTGAGATATGCAACAAGACTTTCACACAGGGCAGTACTGTAAAGAGTCATATGAGAATACACACTGGCGAGAAGCCATATTCGTGCGGGGCGTGTGCCCGGGCGTTCACGACTTCGAGCACTTTGAGGAAACACGAACAAACTCATACAGGGGAAACGAGCGGCGATAGTTAA